The SAR324 cluster bacterium genome has a window encoding:
- a CDS encoding MipA/OmpV family protein: MIPPFPVILLKSDIGFRKSFSGKFPHADISLLITAGIILWLMLFPLAHRTASAFEQPMIEAGMGYFEGYSPHYLGSNHYHFASFPFPVLVVRLDRLQAGDNTRLFLFENDNLLLDISLDGRLPVDSDPVDAGQPKGAERQDSMLFRNTNYTRRGMPNLPVAGFAGLKLKWYMNEWLYVKIPFVTGVTLGNGFLPVGNTMAPEISLDLFGRHSSNMLKFSVSSTLADSSYMNYYYQVSPQYALPDRPVFKPEPGLVDITWELIAGMKLKPFLWIGGVLYLHDMRNSRVLDSPLVVAPISHSVGVGLTFHFWQSDIMVYSWK; the protein is encoded by the coding sequence TTGATTCCCCCTTTTCCTGTCATTCTTCTGAAGTCTGATATCGGCTTCCGGAAAAGTTTTTCCGGAAAGTTTCCGCACGCTGACATAAGCCTGCTGATCACCGCGGGTATCATCCTCTGGCTCATGCTTTTCCCGCTGGCCCATCGAACAGCCTCAGCTTTTGAGCAACCGATGATCGAAGCGGGGATGGGCTATTTCGAAGGCTATTCTCCACATTATCTGGGGTCCAATCATTATCATTTCGCCAGTTTCCCGTTTCCGGTGCTGGTGGTACGTCTCGACCGATTGCAGGCCGGAGACAACACACGTTTGTTCCTGTTTGAAAACGACAATCTTCTGCTGGATATCAGTTTGGACGGACGACTCCCTGTGGACAGTGATCCTGTGGATGCGGGACAGCCTAAAGGTGCCGAACGACAGGATTCCATGCTGTTCCGCAACACCAACTACACCCGTCGTGGCATGCCGAATCTTCCGGTTGCCGGATTTGCCGGGCTAAAGCTCAAATGGTACATGAATGAATGGCTTTATGTGAAAATACCATTTGTAACCGGAGTCACGTTGGGAAACGGGTTTTTACCGGTTGGAAACACCATGGCCCCTGAAATCAGTCTCGATCTCTTCGGACGACATTCGTCCAACATGCTCAAATTTAGTGTTTCATCCACGTTGGCTGATTCCAGTTATATGAATTATTATTATCAGGTTTCCCCACAGTATGCCCTGCCCGACCGACCGGTATTCAAACCGGAACCGGGTCTGGTGGACATCACCTGGGAATTGATTGCGGGCATGAAATTGAAACCGTTTTTATGGATTGGCGGAGTTTTGTATCTGCATGATATGCGCAACTCCAGAGTTTTGGACAGTCCGCTGGTGGTTGCTCCGATAAGTCACAGTGTGGGCGTTGGCTTGACCTTTCATTTCTGGCAAAGCGACATCATGGTCTATTCCTGGAAATAA
- the gloB gene encoding hydroxyacylglutathione hydrolase — protein MKVIPISCLHDNYSYLIICPTTGQTAVVDPSEAVPVLEQLKSLNLTLHVILNTHHHWDHVDGNPRLTKEFPGIPVYAHVSDKERLPQQTVFLEEGDTVQIGELKARVIHNPGHTTGAISYYFEHGVFTGDTLFGGGCGRLFEGSPETMYHSLNEKLGKLPESTPVFCGHEYTENNLRFAASIEPGNTTLQQRLQQVHQLRAKGQMTVPSTLGEEKATNPFLRCDSQEIQQYVRKKTPACDLTPVEVFRVIRELKNHW, from the coding sequence ATGAAAGTGATCCCAATTAGCTGTTTGCACGATAATTATTCCTACCTGATCATTTGTCCAACGACAGGGCAAACCGCGGTGGTGGATCCCTCAGAAGCCGTACCGGTTCTGGAACAACTCAAGTCTCTCAACCTGACATTGCATGTGATTCTAAACACGCACCATCATTGGGATCATGTGGATGGAAATCCCCGTCTGACCAAAGAGTTTCCCGGAATCCCGGTGTATGCTCATGTTTCAGACAAGGAACGACTTCCTCAGCAAACAGTTTTTCTGGAAGAGGGAGACACTGTCCAGATCGGTGAGCTGAAAGCCCGTGTGATTCATAACCCCGGTCACACAACCGGAGCCATTTCTTATTATTTCGAACACGGTGTTTTCACTGGCGACACATTATTCGGAGGCGGATGTGGAAGATTGTTTGAAGGTTCCCCGGAAACCATGTATCACTCGCTCAATGAAAAACTGGGGAAACTTCCAGAGTCTACCCCGGTTTTCTGTGGGCATGAATACACCGAGAACAACCTCCGTTTCGCCGCGTCCATCGAACCCGGAAACACTACCTTACAGCAACGCTTGCAACAGGTTCATCAATTGCGTGCCAAGGGACAGATGACCGTGCCTTCAACTCTTGGCGAAGAGAAAGCGACCAATCCTTTTCTGCGCTGTGACAGTCAGGAAATACAGCAATATGTCAGGAAAAAAACGCCAGCCTGTGACCTTACACCTGTTGAAGTGTTCAGGGTTATCAGGGAACTAAAGAACCATTGGTGA
- a CDS encoding response regulator, translating to MNLVKSRLKQAGWLLAFVLWISPWVQAAEPVRVNEDFVSQSMGKSLDILVDPDHSETIQKFLKFPELTEKFQPSSTDSPGFGFASAAHWVRFSIINTGAHDMELFLENGYPLIDSIELYTLSGYGDVDVRKTGDHYPFYMRDISHRDFIFSLKVPSGKQKDYYMRFKTTGSVNIELNLRSAKGLAEKVSREQLALGIYYGSMIVMIVYNLFVFLTVKDRNYLFYVLYIMGYALLQGIYNGLAFQYLWPEQIWWGNHSFPFFLCFTWFWMLQFSRSFLQSARFTPNLNKISIGLMGLLAVELILSLTLPYELIIRPLVLTALLTSAVILINGILCLFRQYRPARYFMIAWTSLLIGIALTILKNFGLLPHNFVTEYGIQIGSMLEVVLLSLALADRISVIKQENDKTQAALLKQEQMARQATKENEERFRRLIDTAFDGILIHEKGVVLEANPGSAKLLGYKLEEFKGMTVIELIHPKFQEIARNKMYTDTDSSYELLGIRKNKTTFYAEIVVSAQIYQGKPVRVVGLRDITPRKESEFALKQANAMKDEFLANTSHELRTPLNGIIGIADSLLEGTAGRISEQVRENLEMIVTSGKRLSNLINDILDFSKMRHHDLELKLQPVDLFSMLTMIQMLMKPLMRNKSVLILNQIPPDFPFLMADENRLQQILLNLLGNALKFTHQGEITLHAEQRDGRARISITDTGIGIASEKLEVIFHSFEQADGSVSREYGGTGLGLAITRKLVELHGGTIEVSSTLGIGTTFTFDLEISDMRESQESAKTRDALLELSRIRNSFDTDTQAQSRENSGYSVTRSISPKNAVGSIMIVDDEPVNLQVLNNYLSASNYHVIQANDGIHALELMEKERPDLILLDLMMPRMSGYEVCQKLRQDYSATELPVIMLTAKSQINDLLQGLKDGANDYLIKPFNREELLARISTHLSLSRTSNAFNRFVPHKFLEHLHKDSIVDVRLGDNVMENMSILFSDIRSFTTLSETMTPRDTFRFINAYLSQMEPVITSNGGFIDKYIGDAIMALFSGNAQNAVDAGIQMLQRLEIYNEVRRESGYSGIKIGIGINTGDLMLGTIGSKNRMDGTVISDAVNSASRLEGLTKTYGVPLLMSEDTLLQLPQPEIYRIRLIDRVQFKGKEKPTAVYEVFDADHQELRDRKTLNLSSFEEARSLYESGRFIEAAKLYEDYLIQVPEDRCAGIHLKRCQHYQQVGVVSDWQGVTSFEDK from the coding sequence ATGAATTTAGTAAAATCCCGACTGAAACAGGCAGGGTGGTTGTTAGCCTTTGTGTTGTGGATAAGCCCATGGGTTCAGGCCGCTGAACCCGTCAGGGTGAATGAAGATTTTGTCAGTCAGTCCATGGGAAAATCGCTGGATATTCTGGTAGATCCTGACCACAGTGAAACCATCCAGAAGTTTCTCAAATTTCCTGAGTTGACAGAAAAATTCCAGCCGTCCTCGACCGATTCACCCGGTTTCGGTTTTGCCAGTGCGGCTCATTGGGTGCGATTTTCCATCATCAACACGGGTGCCCATGACATGGAACTCTTTCTCGAAAATGGATACCCTCTCATTGACTCCATTGAACTCTACACATTGTCAGGGTATGGCGATGTCGATGTACGTAAAACCGGAGATCATTACCCGTTTTATATGCGGGATATTTCTCACCGTGATTTTATTTTCTCTCTCAAGGTTCCTTCAGGTAAGCAGAAAGATTACTACATGCGGTTCAAAACGACAGGTTCGGTCAATATTGAACTGAATCTCCGAAGCGCCAAAGGACTTGCCGAAAAAGTCAGTCGTGAGCAGTTGGCACTTGGAATCTATTATGGAAGCATGATTGTGATGATTGTCTACAATCTGTTTGTGTTCCTGACGGTCAAGGACCGGAACTATTTATTCTATGTGCTTTATATCATGGGCTATGCCTTGCTCCAGGGCATTTATAACGGTCTGGCCTTTCAATATTTATGGCCTGAGCAGATCTGGTGGGGGAATCACAGTTTCCCTTTCTTTTTATGTTTCACCTGGTTCTGGATGCTCCAGTTTTCAAGATCCTTCCTGCAATCAGCCCGTTTTACGCCAAACCTCAATAAAATTTCCATCGGACTCATGGGGCTTCTTGCGGTTGAGTTGATTCTATCATTGACACTGCCCTACGAACTGATCATCCGTCCGCTGGTGTTGACCGCACTGTTGACCTCTGCTGTTATTTTAATCAATGGAATCCTCTGTCTGTTCCGTCAATACCGACCTGCCCGTTATTTCATGATCGCCTGGACTTCTCTGTTGATCGGTATCGCTTTGACGATTCTGAAAAATTTCGGGTTGCTACCACATAATTTCGTCACAGAATATGGCATTCAGATTGGCTCCATGCTGGAAGTCGTCTTGCTGTCACTGGCACTTGCTGATCGAATCAGCGTCATCAAACAGGAAAATGACAAGACGCAGGCGGCATTGCTGAAACAGGAACAAATGGCCCGCCAGGCAACCAAAGAAAATGAGGAACGCTTCCGACGACTGATTGATACGGCCTTTGACGGAATCCTGATTCATGAAAAAGGGGTGGTGCTTGAAGCCAATCCCGGCAGTGCCAAATTGCTGGGCTATAAACTGGAGGAATTCAAGGGAATGACCGTGATTGAACTCATTCACCCCAAGTTTCAGGAAATCGCCCGCAATAAAATGTATACTGATACAGATAGCTCCTATGAACTTTTAGGGATCAGGAAAAACAAAACGACTTTTTATGCTGAAATTGTGGTCAGTGCCCAGATCTATCAGGGAAAACCTGTCAGGGTTGTTGGCCTGAGAGATATCACCCCCAGAAAAGAATCAGAATTCGCGCTCAAGCAGGCCAATGCCATGAAGGATGAATTTCTGGCCAATACCTCGCATGAATTGAGAACCCCCCTGAATGGCATTATCGGCATTGCGGATTCACTGCTTGAAGGAACCGCAGGACGAATTTCTGAGCAGGTTCGGGAAAATCTGGAAATGATTGTTACCAGCGGCAAACGCTTGAGCAACCTGATCAATGATATTCTCGATTTCTCCAAAATGCGCCATCATGATCTTGAATTGAAACTGCAACCGGTCGATCTTTTCAGCATGTTGACCATGATTCAGATGCTCATGAAACCCCTGATGCGGAATAAATCGGTCCTCATCCTCAATCAGATTCCACCCGATTTTCCGTTTTTAATGGCAGATGAAAACCGGTTACAGCAAATTTTGCTGAATCTTCTGGGCAATGCCCTGAAATTCACCCATCAGGGCGAAATCACCCTGCATGCGGAACAACGGGATGGACGTGCCAGAATCAGCATTACCGATACAGGAATCGGGATTGCTTCAGAAAAACTGGAAGTGATTTTTCATTCCTTTGAACAGGCCGATGGCTCTGTATCCCGTGAATATGGAGGAACGGGCCTTGGGTTGGCAATCACCCGGAAATTGGTGGAATTGCACGGCGGGACGATTGAAGTTTCAAGCACACTTGGAATTGGCACGACGTTTACCTTTGACCTCGAAATTTCTGACATGCGGGAATCACAGGAATCCGCAAAAACACGGGATGCCCTTCTTGAATTATCACGTATCAGGAATTCCTTCGATACGGACACCCAGGCACAATCCCGCGAGAATTCCGGATATTCTGTAACCAGGTCCATTTCTCCCAAAAATGCCGTGGGTTCGATCATGATTGTGGATGATGAACCGGTAAATCTCCAGGTATTGAACAACTACCTGAGTGCCAGCAACTATCATGTGATACAGGCAAATGATGGTATCCATGCTTTGGAGTTGATGGAAAAAGAGCGTCCGGATCTGATCCTGCTGGATCTCATGATGCCCCGGATGAGTGGCTATGAAGTGTGTCAGAAATTAAGACAGGATTACTCAGCCACCGAATTGCCGGTGATCATGCTCACGGCAAAAAGTCAGATCAATGATTTGTTGCAGGGCTTAAAAGACGGAGCCAATGATTATCTGATCAAGCCTTTCAATCGGGAAGAATTGCTGGCCCGCATCAGCACCCATCTGTCACTGTCACGCACAAGCAACGCTTTTAACCGGTTTGTGCCGCATAAATTTCTGGAACATCTGCACAAAGACAGCATCGTGGACGTCCGTCTGGGAGACAACGTGATGGAAAACATGAGCATTCTTTTTTCTGACATCCGCTCCTTCACCACACTTTCTGAAACCATGACGCCCCGTGATACCTTCCGGTTCATCAATGCCTATCTCAGCCAGATGGAACCTGTGATCACAAGCAACGGTGGTTTCATCGACAAGTACATCGGTGATGCCATCATGGCGTTGTTTTCAGGAAACGCTCAAAATGCTGTGGATGCAGGAATACAGATGTTACAACGACTTGAAATCTACAATGAAGTCCGCCGGGAATCGGGTTATAGCGGAATCAAAATCGGTATCGGCATCAACACTGGCGATTTGATGCTGGGAACCATCGGCAGCAAGAACCGGATGGATGGCACAGTGATCAGCGATGCTGTGAATAGCGCATCACGACTGGAAGGCCTGACCAAAACCTATGGTGTTCCGCTGTTGATGAGCGAAGACACCCTTCTCCAGTTACCACAACCCGAAATATATCGTATCAGGCTCATTGATCGTGTTCAGTTCAAAGGAAAGGAAAAACCCACGGCGGTGTATGAAGTGTTTGATGCGGATCATCAGGAATTGCGGGATCGTAAAACTCTGAATCTATCAAGCTTTGAAGAGGCACGGAGTCTGTATGAGTCCGGCCGGTTTATCGAGGCCGCAAAATTGTATGAGGATTACCTGATTCAGGTTCCTGAAGACCGTTGCGCTGGTATTCATCTGAAACGCTGCCAACATTATCAGCAGGTCGGGGTTGTTTCAGACTGGCAAGGTGTGACCAGTTTTGAGGACAAGTGA
- the rfbC gene encoding dTDP-4-dehydrorhamnose 3,5-epimerase, producing MRFIETPLKGAFVIEPVVHQDHRGFFTETYKEPLFREHGLTAVFIQDNHARSEQPGVLRGLHYQEPPHAQTKFIRALRGSIFDVIVDIRKGSQTYGQHFSIELSDKNFKMLWVPVGFAHGYCTLELGTEVAYKVDSLYAPKQEGGIIWNDPDLGIQWPVEQPVLSDKDGKMPQLKNFDSPFSCHSSEV from the coding sequence ATGCGATTTATTGAAACTCCACTGAAAGGAGCGTTTGTGATTGAACCGGTGGTGCATCAGGACCATCGTGGATTTTTTACTGAAACCTACAAGGAACCCCTGTTCAGAGAGCATGGACTGACCGCTGTTTTTATTCAGGATAACCACGCGCGTTCCGAGCAACCCGGTGTGTTGAGAGGACTGCATTATCAGGAACCGCCCCATGCCCAGACCAAATTCATCAGGGCTCTGCGGGGGAGTATCTTTGACGTGATTGTTGATATTCGCAAAGGTTCACAAACCTATGGACAGCATTTCAGCATTGAGTTGAGTGATAAAAACTTCAAAATGTTGTGGGTGCCTGTCGGTTTCGCCCATGGCTACTGCACCCTTGAACTCGGCACCGAAGTGGCCTATAAGGTTGATTCCCTGTATGCCCCAAAACAGGAAGGCGGGATTATCTGGAATGATCCTGATCTTGGCATTCAATGGCCTGTCGAACAACCAGTCCTGTCGGACAAGGATGGAAAAATGCCTCAGTTGAAAAATTTTGATTCCCCCTTTTCCTGTCATTCTTCTGAAGTCTGA
- a CDS encoding DUF2442 domain-containing protein translates to MFIHVTQAKYIDEYKVWLSFNDGVDGSIDLSEELDGEIFEPLKEKSYFKTFVLEGHTLSWSNGADFAPEFLREKII, encoded by the coding sequence ATGTTTATTCATGTAACACAGGCTAAATACATTGATGAGTATAAAGTATGGTTGTCCTTTAATGATGGCGTAGACGGGTCGATTGATTTGTCTGAAGAATTGGATGGTGAAATTTTTGAACCATTGAAAGAAAAATCGTATTTTAAAACTTTTGTACTTGAAGGGCATACCTTGTCCTGGAGTAACGGAGCTGATTTTGCTCCGGAGTTTTTACGGGAAAAAATCATTTGA
- a CDS encoding DUF4160 domain-containing protein yields the protein MPEISRFLGIIIRMYIREHAPAHFHAEYGEYEITVEIDTGIVTGKFPRRALNAVLEWYLLHQTELKANWNAALERKPLSPIEPLE from the coding sequence ATGCCAGAAATCAGTCGTTTTTTAGGGATAATCATTCGAATGTATATTCGTGAACATGCGCCTGCACACTTTCATGCGGAATATGGTGAATATGAAATTACTGTGGAAATTGATACAGGTATTGTAACAGGTAAATTTCCAAGAAGAGCACTAAATGCTGTTCTTGAATGGTACTTACTGCATCAAACAGAACTCAAGGCCAATTGGAATGCCGCCCTGGAACGAAAACCATTGTCACCCATTGAACCCTTGGAGTAG